Genomic DNA from Thermus amyloliquefaciens:
ACCTGGTGAAGCCCTTTTCCATTGAGGAGCTCCTGGCCCGGGTGCGGGCCCACCTGCGCCGGGTGAGCCCCGCCATCACCGGGGAGATCCGGGTGGCGGACCTCATCATCAACCTGGAGGGGCGGGAGGTCTTCCGAAGCGGGCGGCGCATTGAGCTATCCAACAAGGAGTTTGAGCTTTTGGAGCTCCTCGCCAAGAACCCGGGAAAGGTCTTCAGCCGCTACGAGATCGAGGAGAAGGTCTGGCCCGGCTACCAGGGGGGAAGCAACGTGGTGGACGTCTACATCGGCTACCTGCGCAAGAAGCTGGAGGCCGCGGGGGAAAGGCGCCTGATCCACACGGTGCGGGGCGTGGGGTACGTGCTCCGGGAGGACTGAGGGCCGAAGCCACCATGCCCCTGGACCTCCGGTGCCCCCTTGGGTCCCATCCCGACCCCATCCGGGGTCGGGATGGGGCTGGCTCGCCCGTCTGCCCGCATCGATGACCCTCCGCTCCCGCATCACCCTTCTAACCGCAAGCCTTCTCCTGGTGGCCCTTCTGGTTCTGGGGCTTGCCCTGGAGGGCCTTTTAAGGAACTTCCTCTACCGCTCCCTGCGCCAAGAGCTCCAGGAGGCCAGCAACCAGGTGGCCCGTCTTTTGAACCTGGGTGGGCAAGCGCTTCTGGAGGCTGGCCTGCCCGCCAGCTTGTATGCCGAGCTCATCCTCATCCCCGAGGAAAACCCCGCCCTCCTGGCCCAGGAAGGGGGGATCAGCCTCCAGAAAAGCCCCGCCCTGGGAAGCCAGCGCCTCCTTCTCCCCGAGGCCCAATACCGCACCCTGCTGGAGCGGGGAGAGGCTTGGGCCTACGCCGAGCTACCCCGGGAAGGAACCCCCCTGAGGCTTCTGGTCTACGCCCGAAGGGTGGAGGTGAACCTGGGGGGAACCGTGTGGAAAGGCGCCCTCCTGGTGGGAAGGCCCGTGGAAGACCTGGAAGGCACCCTCACCCAGTTCGCCCGCATCTATGCGGGGACGGCGCTTCTGGTCCTCCTCCTCTCCATCCTCCTGGCCAGGAGCCTGGTGGCCCGGGCCCTGGAGCCTCTGGAATGGGTGGCCCGGCGAGCCGAAGCCATCACCGCCCGCCCCGAACCCTTGCCCGAGCCCGAGGGGCGGGACGAGGTGTCCACCCTGGTGCGGGCCCTGAACGGGATGCTTTCCCGGATGCAACAGGCCTTCCTGGCTCAGACCCGCTTTCTCCAGGACGCCTCCCACGAGCTCCGAACCCCCATCACCGCCATCCTGGGCCACGTGGGCTTCCTTCTGCGCCGCACCCCCCTCACCGAGGCCCAGCGGGAGAGCCTCGAGGTGGTCAAGCGGGAGGCGGAGCGCATGGGGAAACTGGTCTCCGACCTCCTGGAACTCTCCCAAAGCGGCACCTGGCGCATGGAACCGGTACCGGTGCGGGTCCTGGACCTCTTGGAGGAGGTCAAGGAGGAGTTCGCCAAAAGCTTTGAGGGGGAGATCCAGGTGGAGGCCCCCCCGGAGCTTTGGGTGCAGGGGGACCCGGACCGGCTCCACCAGGTCCTGGCCAACCTTCTCACCAACGCCATCAAGGCCAGGGCCCAGCGCATCTGGCTTAGGGCCTTTGATCTCGGGGAGAAGGTGGTGGTGCGGGTGGAGGACGATGGGGAAGGCATCCCCGAGGAGCACCTCCCCCACCTCTTTGAGCGCTTCTACCGGGTGGACAAGGCCCGGGACCGGGAGCGGGGGGGTCGGGGCTGGGCCTGGCCATCGTGAAGGCCATCCTCGAGGCCCACGGAGGGGAGATCTGGGTGGAAAGCGAGGTGGGCAAGGGAACCGCCTTCAGCTTTTCCCTCCCCTCAGCCGCGCCACCGCCTCCTCCAGGCTGATCTCCCCCCGGCGCAAGGCCTCCAGAACCTCCCCCAGCGGGGTGTATGCAGGGGGATGCGGGCCATCTTGGCGGAAAGCCCCTTGGCCGCGGGGTACACCACCCAACCTGGAGAAAAGGGATCAGAAACCCAACCCCGAGGGGTGGCGGGAGCCCAGGAAGGGAGCCCCCAGGAAGGCGAAGAGGAGAAGGGCATAGGAAAGGAGGAGCAGGGCCATGCGCGGGTAGCCCCGGAGCTTCTCCTCCAACAGGAAGTACAGGGTGAGGCCCAGCCAGCCCAGGAGCACGGACACCTCCTTGGGGTCCAGGGCCAAGGGGCTACCGAAATACCCCCAGGCCCAGGCCATGCCGCTTCCCAGCCCCAGGGTGGTGGCCAGGTACCCCACCCGCAGGTAGCCTTGCTCCAGCCGCTTCAGGCTCCAAAGGGGGGCGGAAAGCAGGGCCTTTTCCGGTACCGACCGCAAGCGCAGGTCCTGCAGGGCGCACATCGCCCCCGCCCCCACCCCCACCGCCAGGGCCAGGTAGGCCACCAGGAAAGCCCCCGCATGCAACAAGGTGAGAAGGAGGGGCAGGTTCCCACCCGGATGGGGCAAGGCCTTGAGGGCGAAGAGGCCCAGCCCCATGGCCAGGAGGACCAGGTAACGGCGCAAGGCGGCAAGCCTCGGCCGGAGGAAAAGGCTCTCGCTCCTTAGGGCCAAAAGCCCCCCCAGGACCAGGGCGGGCTGGGCCGGACCCGAGAAAAAACCCTTTGCCAAGGCATCGGCCAAGGCGGCCCCCAGGTAAAGGAAAGCCCCCAGGAAAAGCCCTCGAGGCCAGAACAACCCCAAGGCCAGGAGGACGACCCCCACCAGGGCCAGCAGGGAAGCCACGGTCATAGCCTAGGGGGACGGAAGGCCAAAAGCGGGCACTCCCCCGGGCAGGGGGGACCTTGGAGGAAGGCCTGGGTGCGCGCCTTCACCGCCACAATCCAGGGATGGGCCCTGCGCCCCGCCTCCTTGTGCCAGGTAAGGGGATCGGCCCCAGGGTACTCCCGCATCACCTCTTTAAAGGCCAAGCCCTCCAGGGCCCGGATGGCCTCCCGCACCCGGTGGCCCGCGTACCACTCCAGGTAATCCCCCACGGCCCTTTGGATCAGGGCCTCCACCTTGGGCACCTCCCCCTTGCGGGCCTCGAGGTTCTTCTCCACCACCCGCTCCAGGTCGTCCAGGTTGTAGAGGTAGGCCTGGGGCAGGCGGCCCACCCGGGGGTCAATGTTGCGGGGCAGGGCGATGTCAATGAGGAAAAGGGGTTTGGCCCGCCGGGGCAGGTCCCCGGGGCCCACCAGGTAGTGGGGGGCGGCGGCCGAGGCCACCACCAGGTCCACCTGGCGCAGGACCTGGGGCAGGGCCGCGAGGGGGTAGGCCTCCCCCCCGAAGCGCTCCGCCAGGGCCTTAGCCCTCTCAAGGGTGCGGTTCACCACCAAAACCCGGCCCACCCCATGGGCCTTCAGGTGGGTGAGGAAGAGCTCCGCCATCTCCCCCGCCCCCAGGACGGCCACGGCAAGCCCCGTGAGGTCCCCATAGACGGCCAGGGCCAGGTCCAAGGCGGCATAGGCCACGCTCACCGCCCCCGCCCCGATGGCGGTCTCGCTCCGGGCCCGCTTCCCCAGGGCGATGGCGGACTGAAAGGCCTTCTCCAAAAGGCTTTCCGTGGCCCCGTGTCGGCGGGCCAGGAAAAGGGCCTCCCGCACCTGCCCCAAGATCTGCGCCTCCCCCACCACCAAGGAATCCAACCCCGCCGCCACCCGAAAGAGGTGCCGCAGGGCCTCCACACCCTCCTTCAGGTAGAGGTGATGGGCCTCCACCCCCCGGGCAAGGAGGAGGGCTTGGGCCTCTTTGGGGCTTCCCACCCCGTAGATCTCCGTGCGGTTGCAGGTGGAAAGCACCACCGCCTTGCCCAGGGCGGAAAGGGCCGCGGGCAGGGCCACGGCAGGGTCTAGGGCGGCCCTCTCCCGCACCTTTAGGGGAGCGGTCTTGTGGGAAAGGCCCACCAGGTAAAGGGGCAGGGCCATAGGCTTCCGCCAGTATACGCCACCTGGGTAGGGACAAGCGTCCCCCCACCCTTAACCGAAGGCCTATGGGAGCGCCCGCAAGATGGCGTGGAAAAGGCCCTCCAGGCCGGGCACCTCCGCCTCCACCACGGGGAAACCCGCGGCCAAGGCCTCCTTGGCGGTGCTGGGACCCATGCAAGCCGCCTTGGGCCGCCGCTCGGTCCAACGGGCATAGGCCCGGACGCCGCTTGGGCTGAAGAAGGCCACCACCTGGGCCGCCCGCAAAAGGCCCACCTCCTCCGGGGAAAGCTCCCGCTCCCGGGTGGCGTAAACCTCCAGCCGCTCCACCTCCATCCCCCGGTCCCTCAGGCCCTCCTCCAGGTCCTTCCCCGCCAGGTCCCCCGCCACAAAGAGCACCCTTTGCGCC
This window encodes:
- a CDS encoding response regulator transcription factor, translating into MEPPLILIIEDEKDIARFIELELQAEGYRTEVAYDGITGLSRFREVNPNLVILDLMLPVMDGIEVAKRIRKTSNVPILILTAKDRIEDKVEGLDAGADDYLVKPFSIEELLARVRAHLRRVSPAITGEIRVADLIINLEGREVFRSGRRIELSNKEFELLELLAKNPGKVFSRYEIEEKVWPGYQGGSNVVDVYIGYLRKKLEAAGERRLIHTVRGVGYVLRED
- the ccsA gene encoding cytochrome c biogenesis protein CcsA, which gives rise to MTVASLLALVGVVLLALGLFWPRGLFLGAFLYLGAALADALAKGFFSGPAQPALVLGGLLALRSESLFLRPRLAALRRYLVLLAMGLGLFALKALPHPGGNLPLLLTLLHAGAFLVAYLALAVGVGAGAMCALQDLRLRSVPEKALLSAPLWSLKRLEQGYLRVGYLATTLGLGSGMAWAWGYFGSPLALDPKEVSVLLGWLGLTLYFLLEEKLRGYPRMALLLLSYALLLFAFLGAPFLGSRHPSGLGF
- the hemA gene encoding glutamyl-tRNA reductase: MALPLYLVGLSHKTAPLKVRERAALDPAVALPAALSALGKAVVLSTCNRTEIYGVGSPKEAQALLLARGVEAHHLYLKEGVEALRHLFRVAAGLDSLVVGEAQILGQVREALFLARRHGATESLLEKAFQSAIALGKRARSETAIGAGAVSVAYAALDLALAVYGDLTGLAVAVLGAGEMAELFLTHLKAHGVGRVLVVNRTLERAKALAERFGGEAYPLAALPQVLRQVDLVVASAAAPHYLVGPGDLPRRAKPLFLIDIALPRNIDPRVGRLPQAYLYNLDDLERVVEKNLEARKGEVPKVEALIQRAVGDYLEWYAGHRVREAIRALEGLAFKEVMREYPGADPLTWHKEAGRRAHPWIVAVKARTQAFLQGPPCPGECPLLAFRPPRL
- a CDS encoding uroporphyrinogen-III synthase translates to MVLLTRGKDRALLERLAALGIEAAEVALLEQVDLPGLQALPGRLRAADWVAVTSKEGAKRLLWAWERAGRPPLKVAAVGEGTGEVLRRGGLSPAFLPPRATAKDLALGFPQAQRVLFVAGDLAGKDLEEGLRDRGMEVERLEVYATRERELSPEEVGLLRAAQVVAFFSPSGVRAYARWTERRPKAACMGPSTAKEALAAGFPVVEAEVPGLEGLFHAILRALP